A single Suricata suricatta isolate VVHF042 chromosome 2, meerkat_22Aug2017_6uvM2_HiC, whole genome shotgun sequence DNA region contains:
- the KBTBD2 gene encoding kelch repeat and BTB domain-containing protein 2, protein MSTQDERQINTEYAVSLLEQLKLFYEQQLFTDIVLIVEGTEFPCHKMVLATCSSYFRAMFMSGLSESKQTHVHLRNVDAATLQIIIAYAYTGNLAINDSTVEQLYETACFLQVEDVLQRCREYLIKKINAENCVRLLSFADLFSCEELKQSAKRMVEHKFTAVYHQEAFMQLSHDLLVDILSSDNLNVEKEETVREAAMLWLEYNTESRSQYLSSVLSQIRIDALSEVTQRAWFQGLPPNDKSVVVQGLYKSMPKFFKPRLGMTKEEMMIFIEASSENPCSLYSSVCYSPQAEKVYKLCSPPADLQKVGTVVTPDNDIYIAGGQVPLKNTKTNHSKTSKLQTAFRTVNCFYWFDAQQNTWFPKTPMLFVRIKPSLVCCEGYIYAIGGDSVGGELNRRTVERYDTEKDEWTMVSPLPCAWQWSAAVVVHDCIYVMTLNLMYCYFPRSDSWVEMAMRQTTRSFASAAAFGDKIFYIGGLHIATNSGIRLPSGTVDGSSVTVEIYDVNKNEWKMAANIPAKRYSDPCVRAVVISNSLCVFMRETHLNERAKYVTYQYDLELDRWSLRQHISERVLWDLGRDFRCTVGKLYPSCLEESPWKPPTYLFSPDGTEEFELDGEMVALPPV, encoded by the exons ATGTCCACTCAAGACGAGAGGCAGATCAATACTGAATATGCTGTGTCCTTGTTGGAACAGTTAAAACTGTTTTATGAACAGCAGTTGTTTACTGACATAGTGTTAATTGTTGAGGGCACTGAATTCCCTTGTCATAAGATGGTTCTTGCAACATGTAGCTCTTATTTTAG GGCCATGTTCATGAGTGGACTCAGTGAAAGCAAACAGACACACGTGCACCTGCGGAATGTGGATGCAGCCACCTTACAGATAATAATAGCTTATGCGTACACGGGTAACTTGGCAATAAACGACAGCACTGTGGAACAGCTTTATGAAACAGCTTGCTTCCTGCAG GTAGAAGATGTATTACAGCGTTGTCGAgaatatctaattaaaaaaatcaatgcagaGAATTGTGTGCGATTGTTGAGTTTTGCTGATCTGTTCAGTTGTGAGGAATTAAAACAAAGTGCTAAAAGAATGGTAGAGCACAAGTTCACTGCTGTGTATCACCAGGAAGCGTTCATGCAGCTGTCACATGACCTACTGGTAGACATCCTCAGCAGTGACAATTTAAATGTTGAAAAGGAGGAGACAGTTCGCGAAGCTGCTATGCTGTGGCTAGAGTACAACACAGAATCACGATCCCAGTATTTGTCTTCAGTCCTTAGCCAAATCAGAATCGATGCACTTTCAGAAGTAACGCAGAGAGCTTGGTTTCAAGGCCTCCCACCCAATGACAAGTCTGTAGTGGTTCAAGGTCTGTATAAGTCTATGCCCAAGTTTTTCAAACCAAGACTTGGAATGACTAAAGAGGAGATGATGATTTTCATTGAGGCATCTTCGGAAAACCCTTGTAGTCTTTACTCTTCTGTCTGTTACAGCCCCCAAGCAGAAAAAGTTTACAAGCTGTGCAGCCCACCAGCTGATTTGCAGAAGGTTGGGACTGTTGTAACTCCTGATAATGACATCTATATAGCAGGTGGTCAAGTTcctctgaaaaatacaaaaacaaatcacAGTAAAACAAGCAAACTTCAGACTGCCTTCAGAACTGTGAATTGCTTTTACTGGTTTGATGCACAGCAAAATACCTGGTTTCCAAAGACCCCAATGCTTTTTGTCCGCATAAAGCCATCTTTGGTTTGCTGTGAAGGCTATATCTATGCAATTGGAGGGGACAGTGTAGGTGGCGAACTTAATCGGAGGACCGTGGAGCGGTATGATACTGAGAAGGACGAGTGGACAATGGTAAGCCCTTTGCCTTGTGCTTGGCAGTGGAGCGCAGCCGTTGTGGTTCATGACTGCATTTATGTGATGACCCTGAACCTCATGTACTGTTATTTTCCAAGGTCTGATTCATGGGTAGAAATGGCCATGAGACAGACTACCAGGTCTTTTGCTTCAGCTGCAGCTTTTGGTGATAAAATTTTCTATATTGGAGGGTTGCACATTGCTACCAACTCTGGCATAAGACTCCCCTCTGGCACTGTAGATGGGTCTTCAGTAACTGTGGAAATTTACGATGTGAATAAAAATGAGTGGAAAATGGCAGCCAACATCCCTGCTAAGAGGTACTCAGACCCCTGCGTTAGAGCGGTTGTGATCTCaaattctctgtgtgtgtttatgcgAGAAACCCACTTAAATGAGAGAGCTAAATACGTCACCTACCAGTATGATCTGGAACTTGACCGGTGGTCTCTGCGGCAGCACATATCTGAACGTGTGCTGTGGGACTTAGGGAGAGATTTCCGGTGCACTGTGGGGAAACTTTATCCATCCTGCCTTGAAGAATCTCCATGGAAACCACCAACTTACCTTTTTTCACCAGATGGGACAGAGGAGTTTGAACTGGATGGAGAAATGGTTGCACTACCACCTGTATAG